TAAGAAACCGCTTTGAGTGCTGGGCATTTCAGCTTTAAGAATTAAAGGAGTATTTTCAGGCGCGATTTGAGCAATCCTTTGTCCTGGTTGTACTACAGAACCAGGTTTGTCAATGGGCAAGTCAAAAATCATACCATCAACAGGCGATCGCACTATTCTTTGCTGCAACTGAAGCTTTAACGATACAATTTGGCTTTTAGCTTGAGCAATTTGAGATTCTAGAGCAGCAATTTTTGTTTGCAAGTCTTTGAGTTGTTGCTGATTTCTCAGCAGCGCTAGTGTCCCTGTTTGCTGCAAACTCCGATAACTATTTTCCTCTTCTTGCAGCCGAAGTTTGGCTTGTTTAATATCAGACTCTAACTGATTCAGAGTTGTTTGATAACGATTCTGTTCTTCAATTAAACGCAATTGCGATTGTTTAACATCTGATATAGCTTTTTCGTAAACTTGTTTACTTTCTTCTTGTTCTTTTTGGAGTTCATCAACTTGAGTTGCGGAAACTGCACCATCAGTTGTCAGTTTTCTAAAGCGTTCAACTTGTCTGGAATCTATACTTAAACGACTTCTTGCAGATTTTTGAGTATCCTGAGATGCTTTAATTTGTTGCTGTGCTTGATTAACTAATGCTTGTTTTTCTAATTTCTGTAAGTTATATGTACTTTGTTTCGCATCCAGGTTTTGTTTCGCCTGGTTGACTTGAGACATTTTTTCTAAAGCTTGAGATTGGTTTTGCTGCTCTTGTACATTAACTGATAACTGTAGTTGATTTTTAAGGATATCAAATTGCGATCGCTGATTTTGTAGTCCAGAGAGTTTTGCTTCAGCTTCCTGGAGTTGTGTTTGCAAAATATTAGATTCGATATCCAGCAGAATTTGCCCCGCTTTTACTTTGTCTCCCTCTTTCACCCTAACAGATGTGACTCTCCCATCTGTTTGAGAGTCTAATTTTAGAGTTGCACCTTGCGGCTCGATACTGCCCCTTGCACTACCTGTCTCATCTACTTTCGATAACATCGCCCAAGGTAAAGCGATCGCCGTAAAACCTACAAGGGCATACAATAAAGAGCGTGTCCAAACTTTGGGTAAAGCATCTAAGAGTTCTTCGGTGCTATACGACCAATTGTTGGCATCATCAGTTTTACTAACTGTAGTTTTTTCATCCTCAGTTTTGGCGATCGCCGATGATGAATTGCGATATTGGCTTGGCATAAGCAATTCTCAATGCAGAGTTTTCAATAGTGATTAATAGTTACTAAATCAGCTCAACAATCAACTTACTTGTGTTAATTGTTGTTGGTTGAGGTAGTAATAATGCCCTTTTTTAGCAATTAGTTCGTCATGAGTACCACTCTCAACTAAAACGCCGCGATCCAAAACTAAAATTAAATCAGCGTTGCGGACAGTAGACAGACGATGGGCAATGATCAAACTGGTACGTCCTTTCAGAATAGTTTTCAAGTTTTTCTGAATGATGCGTTCCGATTCAGAATCTAGATGGCTGGTGGCTTCATCAAAAATCAATAACCGGGGATTACCCAACAAAGCACGGGCAATTGCTAGGCGTTGGCGTTGTCCCCCAGAAAGCATCCCGCCGCCTTCACCAATTTGAGTTTCGTAACCTAAAGGTAATTGCTGAATAAATTCATCTGCCCCAGCTAAACGTGCCGCCTCGATAATTTCTTCAAGACTGGCTTCTGGGTGAGCAATACTAATATTCTCCCGAATCGTACCACCAAACAAAAAAGTATCTTGATCAACTACTCCTATTTGCTCCCGGAGCGATCGCAAGGCAATACTACTAACATCATGACCATCAATTAATATGTTGCCTTCTGTTGCTGGATATAAGCCTAAGATTAGCTTGGAAAGTGTAGTTTTTCCTGAACCACTCCGCCCTACAACTGCTACTGCTTGTTCAGGCTTAATTTCAAAGCTCAAGTTTTCCAGAACATTAATTTCACTTTCTGGGTGATAGCGAAAAGTGACGTTTTCAAAGCGAATATTACCTCGTAACTTAGATAAAAACTGACGTGGTTGATGTTGTAAATCTTCTTCCGGTTCTGCCTCTAAAACATCATTAATGCGTTCTGTGGAAACAATAACTTCTTGTACCTGATTCCACAGTGCAGTTAGTCGTTGAAAAGGTTGAATAATGTTGCCTAACAACATATTGAAAGCGACTAGTTGTCCTATAGTGAGTTGATTTTGAATCACTAACCATGCTCCATACCATAGTAAACCAGTAGTTATTAACGATTGGATTGTAGAACTAAAAATTTGAAATTGGTTGCCAATTACCTGAGCGCTAAACATTTTTTTAATGAAATTGTTTAGTAACTCTTCCCAATGCCAACGTACTGTCTGTTCTACTGCCATTGAGCGAATTGAGCGAATCCCATTCAAAGATTGAATCAAATAACTACTTTCGTTGGCTAAAGCATTAAAAATATCTTGGTTAATGCGGCGAAAGAAAGGTGTAGCAAACAACGCTAGTAGAACAAATGGTGGTACAATCAAAAGTGCTAAAAAAGCCATTTGCCAACTGTACCAAAACATCAATCCCACATAGATAAATACTGTCAACAAATCTAGAATAATTGACAGTGCTTCACCAGTAAGGAAACGTTGAATTTTTTGATTTTCTTGGACACGAGAAACAATATCGCCAACATAACGCGACTCAAAAAAGGATAAAGGTAGGCGATAGGTATGTTTAATAAAACCTACTGTCAGCGCCACTCCTACGCGGTTAGCAGTGTGATCTAATAGATATTGCCGCAGTCCAGTCATGGCTACGCGGAATAAACCAAATATCACCAATCCTAATCCTACAGCATTTAAAGTTAAAATGCTACCTTGAACAATTACTCGGTCTAAAAGTAGCTGAGTAAATAGCGGTGTTATTAACCCAAAAACTTGAATAAATACACTAGCGATAAAGACTTCTAACAATACTTTCCAATGAGGTTTAACTAACTCTAGAAACTGCCACAATGGCGTTCTTTCTTCTGGAGTTTCTTCAAGTAAAGCTGTAGGTTGCAATAATAAGGCATTACCTGTCCAACCAGCTTTAAATTCAGTATGAGTGAGGCTATGTTGACCGATCGCTGGGTCGCCTACAATTACTCTTTTAGGTGTAATTTCGTACACAACTATGTAATGTCTGCCTTCCCAATGTGCGATCGCAGGTAGAGGTTGTTGTGCTAACTTATCAAGACTGGCTTTAACTGGTCGGGTAGTAAAACCGATGCTTTCTGCTGCTGCTGTTAAACCTCTCAGTGATGCGCCACTGCGACCAACATTAGCGGTATCCCGCAAGCGATTAACGCTGAAGTGCTTACCCCAATAGCGACCAATCATTACTAGGCAAGCTGCGCCACAGTCAGAAGCGCTTTGTTGAGCAAAGTATGGATAACGCTTGCTAAATTGTCCCCATAGTTGCCCGACTTTTACCTTGGGACTAGGAAAATAAGCTCGGCGTAATTCCTGCTTTTGTTTTGTTGGCGAGGTTCGCGGGCGAAATGGAATAGTTTTTCTTTCGTTAACAAATTTTCTTTGAGAAGACTTTTTATGTTGAGTCTGAAAGCCTTCATGAGCAATCACTTTTGAGTCTGAGTCTGAACCAAGAAATTCTGTCAATAGAGGCCATAATTGCCTTGCTGCTTGCCAATTAGAAGTCCGCAGACAGTAGACAATTGTTGGTTGTGTCGCTTGCCAACTACCTCGTTTTCTCGCAGGATAGATGTTGCCTGGAGTCAGTTTGTGACCGTCTGAATGTAATAATTCACCTCGATGCAGCAACCACAGCTTAGATTCTTTGCATAGTGTTGTGGGGACAGAGCCAACTTCTAGATAGTGCCGCTCAAATAGTGATAAGGCTTTGAGTATGGGTTGGGTACTAGTATTAGGAGGTAATTGAGAGTTTTGGAAACACAACAGCAATATGTCAAAAACTTCTGCTTGATGATGTAGGCGATCGCTAATTGCTGGATATTTATTGATTAAAGCTTGTAATACTTCTTGCTTGAGAAAGCAAAGCTTTAAGTTTGTAGAAGCTCTAGCAGTGTAATATCCGAAGTCATCTTCTGGAAACAGCGTCACTTCCCCGAATGATGCCCCTGCTGATAAAGTGGCAATTAAGTTGTCAGAGTTATCCAAAAGTCTGACTTTACCTTCTAGGATAATATGGATGCCTCTTTCTGCTTCTGCTGCTTGCCAAAACTGCTTGGCAATTGGTGGCTCGACTATTTCTGTCACTGCCAAGCAAGTTTGCAGTTCTTCTGATGAAAGCCTCTCCCCCAAGGTCTGGGTAATAAATTCACCGACCTGTTGCTTTGAAAATACCGATACCATTGCTTCTCCTCCACCCAAGAGTTAGTTATTTTATTAGGTTTAAATCAAATACCAATCAAAACTAGCCTCAGAGTTAGATTGCAAATCGCAAATAGTAATGGCTGTATCTTTATCCTTAGTTGATTGTTTACCAGAGGAGTGTTTTTGTTTTGTAGACAATCCTAGTTGTTTGAGTAGGCGGTACATGTGGCGAACGCTTATTTCAATACCAAATTCTTTGGCTAAATGTTTACTTAACCACTGAGCCGTCCAGCATCGAAATGGATAGCCGTACTCATGAGGATTGTGACTCACCAATTGTTGCAAACGTTGAATATATTCAGCATTAACAGTCTTGGGTCTGCCTATAGGCCGTTCATTCCATGTGTGCGCTATACCAGCTTGTGCTACAGCAATCCAATACCGTGCCATTTCTTGGGAACAACCTAATATTTGACAAATTTGAGTTTGAGATTTACCCATATCTGCTAGTAACATGATTTCCAACCTCCGACGGTATTCTGGTTGCAAATCATCTTGTAAATGCTTCAATAGCACCTTACGCTGAAACGATGTTAAATACTTACTACAAGTAAAATCATACTTTTCAAATTCTTTAGGCTTACTAAAATGCTTTGACATTACTTTTACAACCTATGCTTTTTATACAATTTATAATGTTATGTAAAGTAAAAAAGCTACCATTTCTAGAGCAGTTGCATATTCAATTAAACCAAGAAAATTTAGTAAATTTGGTCAAATATCAATATAATTTGATACTTCCCTTAACTCATCTCCTGATAGAGAGAGTTAATATGCTTACTTATTCCTCCGTAAGTAAGGTTAAAAAAAAGTTAACTTTCTAAAAAGATAATTTTATACACTGTGGCTTGAGTTGCTTGACAGCAGAGCGTTCATCTAGTATCAACTGTTCCCAGACGGCAGATTTAAATTCCTGAGTCCATTCTTCTGTAAGCGAGGCGATTAAGTCCCAGGATTGAGCGGCAACGCACTCCTTAATCAGTTCTACATTGCCCATAAGTTTCTCCGCTTCATTTGCAAACAGGGGTTTCGCAGATTTGGAAGATTTTGGCTTGTTGCTGTGACGCTGCCACATCATCTTGTGGACAAGCTTGTGCTACGTCATCGCTCGGCTGCTGACCTGAATTTCTTACTTGTGAGAAATCTGGGGTAAGAGTGATAAGATGTCTGGCATGGGTGGCTTGTAGTTTTTGAGTTGTCGTTGTGAGAGACAATAACTCTACTACGAAGCGCCCTATCTCTTCACCCTCTTCTTTTGGCTAAGGTATTGAAATTAAATCTAATTTTTTGAATTACAAATTACGTTAGCGAGTACTCAAGCGTGATTACGAATTACCCTTCGGGTGAGGCTCTCTGCGAGACGCTGCGCGTATCGCTAAAGCGAAAGCTCCGCTAACGCATAGCGTCTGCGAGAGAAGGCACTAGCCTCTCCCTTTGGAATAAGACTGGACTGCCTCACGAATTATCAGATGGTTTGTTTTCTTGATTAAGAACAGAATTTGCATAAATGGCAAGTTGCGAGCGATTTTTGAGATTGAGGCGGTTGAGAATACTCGTCACATGAGTTTTTACCGTTCCTTCTGTAATATAAAGTTTTTCGGCAATTTCGCGGTTCGTTGCGCCAACGCCTATCAAAGATAAAACTTCTTGTTCTCGTGCGGTAATTTCCGATGACTTTGATGAGGCGGAGTTTTGGCTAGTTGAAGCCGAAGCTGTTTCCGTCACCAATAGTTTATCAAATAACCCCGGCCCAAATTGAGTATAGCCATAATGCCCAAAGCGAATTGCATCTGCTAGCTCACTTGAGGGCATATCTTTGAGCAAATATCCTTTTGCGCCTGCACGCATTGCCCCTGTTAGATAAGAATCATCATCAAATGTACTCAAGACGAGAACTTTAATATTGGGAAAGTTTTGCACAATCAGTTTTGTTGCAGTTCGTCCATCCATTTCCGGCATCCGAATATCCATTAGCACCACATCGGGCTGGAGTGCTGCAACAAGCTCTAGAGCAACTTTACCATTCTCAGCATCACCGACGACCTCCAAATCAGGTTCCTGTTCTAGCATTGCTTTAAGCCCCTGACGAATGAGGCTCTGGTCGTCAACGATTAACAAGCGAATTGGAGAGGATTTATCATGTTTCATCGTAACTATCTCCACAAGGGTTTCACCAGATGTCTTATGAGTAATACAAAATCCGCCTTAATTTATCAAAATTCAAGATTGCTGACATCGAATAAATGTCACGACTTGAGCATGACATTTGTCATCTTCTCAGATGAAATTTTCATGATTCAGACCCAGCATTTTCTAACCAAGCGCGACAGGAATTCGCGACGATCGCAGCTTGAGTGCGATCGCGCACATTTAGCCGAGTTAAGATATGCGTGATGTGATTTCTAACTGTCCCTTCAGACAGGTGAAGCGCTTGGGCAATTTCTCGGTTGTTTGCGCCTTTTGCAATCAATCGTAAAACCTCTCGCTCTCTGTTCGTCAATTCCGTTAACCCTGGCGCTAATGGTTCTGCTGAGTTTGGCTGCGTTGTTGGCGTTTCAGCAATCAATTTCTCTACAATTCCAGGCCCGAATTGGGTATAGCCTTGGTAAATTGATCGAATCGCCTGAGCGAGTTCATCGGCGGGGGTATCCTTTAATAAATATCCCTTCGCTCCAAAGCGCAGTGCTTCTGCAACATACTCAGTATCGTTAAACGTAGTCAGAACTAAAACCTTAATGTCTGGAAATTGCTGACAAATCAACTGTGTTGCTTTTACACCATTCATTACAGGCATTCGGATATCCATTAGCACTACATCAGGTAATTGGGCGATTTCTCGTAAAGTTTCGAGTTGCTTAATCGCGCTAAGACCATTATTTGCTTCACCAATCACCTGAAGATCGGGCTTCGTTTCCAGCAACGTCTTTAGACCCCGCCGGACAATTTCTTGGTCTTCTACAAGCAGCACTCGAATTATATGTCTTGGATTGGGCATTGGGCATTGGGCAATAGTTTTCTTCCCCTACCTAGTCCCTAAGAAAGTTAGCAACAATCCGACAACCAGCACCCGGTTTACTGATAATTTCTAGCTGTGCGTTTACTGTAGCTGTTCGTTCTCGCATCCCTTGGAGTCCGTATCCCGCCACGGCTTGATCTGACTCAAAGCCTTTGCCGTTATCTTGGAGTATCAACGATAGCCCAGAAGCCGTTGTTTGAATTTTGATCTGAACAGCTGTGGCTTTGGCGTGTTTATAAATATTGGTCAGCCCTTCCTGGACAATGCGATATACGACATGATTTACTGAATCAGAGAGCGGTTGTGATAAATCAATCTGGCACTCTGGTAAGACATCGGTAAGGTGATAGAATTCCTCAGCAAGGTAGGCGATCGCACCTTCGAGTAATTGTCCGTGGAGTGGATCTGAGCGAATTGCAGAAACTGATTCACGCACCTCCCGCAGAGCTTCGGAACCCAATTTTTTCGCTTCTAATAAAAACGATCGCGCTCGATTTGGATCAACTTCCCAAAGCGTTAGCACTGTTTCCATTTGCACATTTAGCGCTACGAGAGAATGTCCCAGCGAGTCATGGATGTCACGCGCTATCCGATTGCGTTCTTCTAGCGCTACCATTTCCTCAATGCGTTGATTCAGCGCCTTCTGCTGGTCAAGCGATCGCCTCAGTTCTGCTTCTGTGTCCTGCAAGCGACGATTTTTCTCATGGAGTTGTAGTTGTAAGCGGCGAAGTTTGAGTTGATGCTCCATTCGGGCGAGAACTTCCTCAATCTGAAAAGGTTTGTGAATAAAATCAACGCCCCCAACCGAGAAAGCTTTTACCTTATCAAAGACTTCATTCAAAGCACTAATAAAAATGACGGGAATCTCCTGTGTTTGGGGACTAGACTTTAGGCGCTGGCATACTTCATAGCCGTTCATTCCAGGCATATTAATATCGAGCAGAATCAAATCTGGAGGTTGAGCCTGTATGCCGATCAACGCCATAGAACCATTGGTGACACTCCGAACTTCGTATCCTTGCTCCGCAAGCATTGCTGATAGGAGGCGAAGATTATCCAGGGTATCATCAACGATCAGAATATCTCCCTTGGCTGATTGGCTTAATTCCATACTTCTCAAAGGGTTAAGAGAATCGGCAATTATCAACCTACTGATAACGCATTCTATAGAAGATTGTGGATTATAAGTTATACAAAAATAAATCTGTGTAACAAATCTATTGATGATATTTTGTTACTTCAAAACTGCTAATAAATTTACATTTATTTATATGGTTAGCTTTATATCCGTCTGCCTACTTAAAATAGTGTTATTAAAAGTAATTTAAATCAAGCTGACTACGTAATACATTTTACTTTTACCCACTTTAAATAATTTTTTTACATTTGACAAATAAAGTTAAAAACTTATTATTGACCGCTTGTTAGCTTGACATAAAATATTTAAAAGGAAGTAGTATGTTGCCAGAGTTACCTTTGTTCTAGAATTGCCGTTCAAAACTCAACATAAGCGCGTAAATTATCTACATCTGATAGATAAATGAATATGTTCAAGATTCTCACCATATTTACCATTTTTTGACCTTCGATTATTGCGAAATTTAAACTCTCCTACAATTGGGTGTGTATTATTTTTCAATCTTGCCCTCGTAGGTAGTATCATCTTAAATGATTCATCTTCTATATTATGCTAATAAAATTTATCAAACTTCATAAGCTTCTGAGTAAATATTTTTACCCTAGCGTTGCTGTTTAATTTAAGGAGTTCGGACAATGCGTCCTCTCACCCTTCAAGTTTCAAAGCTTGCTAAAAGTGTGCAGTTGCACCACATACTTGTAGTGCCATTTATACTGCAAATTTCTCTAGCTGTAGGGCTAACTGGGTGGCTATCAATACAGAATGGGCAACGCGCAGTCAATGAAGTTGCAATCCAGCTCCGAAGTGAAATTATGGCTCGCATCCAACAGTATCTTCAAACATATGTTGAAACGCCTTATAAAATCAATCAATTAAATGCTAATGCCATCGAACTGGGTGAACTTAATGTAAAAAATTTATCAGCATTAGAACAACACCTTTGGTATCAATTAAAGACGTTTGATAAAGTAACAGCAGTTTACGTTGGGTCGCAATATGGAGAACACGTTGCGGTTGAAAGAGCGGATGATGGTCGGTTTCAGGTGAAACTTTCAGGGGAGTCCACTGGGCATGAGATTCGGATTTATGCCGCAGATCAGCCGGGGCATTACACTAACCTTTTAAGATCCAAGCCTAATTACGATCCGCGGACTCGTCCTTGGTATCAATCGGCAGTTCAGTCTAAGACAGCGAACTGGGGTGGAATTTATAAACTGTTTGCTACGCCCAAATATGTGCTGAATGCCAGCTTACCGATTTATGATCATCGCGGTAATCTGTTAGGGGTTGCTGCCGTAGATTTTTCACTCACTGGAATCAGTCAATATCTGCGGACTCTGAAAATCGGGCGATCGGGCGAAACCTTCATCATCGAACGCCGCACAGGATTGCTGGTTGGCAGTTCCGCCACTCAACAACCCTACGTGATTACAAATCCAGCAGCCCCATTCACATCACAGAATCCTGTTCGAGTCAAGGCGATCACAAGCAATGATATCTTGACGCGACGCACCGCTGAATATTTGCAGCAACGCTTTGGAAATTTAACCCAGATCACTGAAAAACAACAACTTGATTTTGACATTGAGGGTCAACGGCAATTTTTACAAGTTGTGCCAATGAAGAATGAGCAAGGGTTGGACTGGCTGATCATCGTGGTCGTTCCCGAACGGGATTTCATGGATCAAATCAATGCGAATACTCGCACAACAATTGTGCTTTGTCTGGGTGCGTTTGTACTCGCAACTGTACTGAGCATTTTAACAGCTCGCTGGATTACACAGCCGATTCACCGACTGGGGAGTGCAGCAAAAGCGATCGCAGCAGGAAATTTAGACCAAAGAGTTTCTGTCAAAAGTACAACCGAGCTAAACTCTTTGGCACAGTCTTTTAACCAAATGGCGCAACAGTTACGTGAATCCTTTTTAGCCCTAGAGCAAACCAACGAAGAATTAGAAAGGCGAGTCAAGCAACGCACGATAGAACTCGGCGAGAAAAATGCCCAACTTCAGCGGGAAATTCGAGACCGTCAAAAAGTAGAGGCAGCACTGAAAACATCTGAGGCAGAACTCCGGTTAATGTTCGCTGCCATGACCGACATGGTAGTGGTTTTTGATGCGGAGGGTCGTTACCTAAAGTATGTGCAAACGAAGTATGTGCTGACACAATCCTTTGCTTACAAACCTGATATGGATCGCATTGGCAAAACAGTTCATGAAGTTTTACCTAAAGAAATAGCCAATCTAATATTTGATGCTATTCAGCAAGCGTTGGAGCTGAGAGAGCAGCCCAGAAATCCTGATGGAAGTCGCAAGAATGTTTTCGTTGAATACCATTTGTCGGTGAAGAATCGAGAAACCTGGTTTTTAGCTAGTGTCTCCCCATTATCTGAAAATGCAGTACTTTGGGTTGCTCGTGATATCACCAAGCTCAAAAAAACCGAAGCCGCGCTTAAGAAAGCTAAAGAAACCGCAGATGCTGCCAATCTAGCCAAAAGCCAGTTTCTCTCCAACATGAGCCATGAACTACGGACTCCTCTTAACATTATCCTTGGCTTTACTCAATTGATGCTGCGGAATCGCTCGCTCAACTCGCAGCAGCAGGAATATCTGGACACGATCAATCGCAGTGGTGAAGACTTACTAACTTTAATTAACGATGTGTTGGAAATGTCCAAAATTGAAGCTGGTAGAGTCATCCTTAATGAAACAAATTTTGACCTCTACGGGCTTCT
This region of Nostoc sp. UHCC 0302 genomic DNA includes:
- a CDS encoding peptidase domain-containing ABC transporter, coding for MVSVFSKQQVGEFITQTLGERLSSEELQTCLAVTEIVEPPIAKQFWQAAEAERGIHIILEGKVRLLDNSDNLIATLSAGASFGEVTLFPEDDFGYYTARASTNLKLCFLKQEVLQALINKYPAISDRLHHQAEVFDILLLCFQNSQLPPNTSTQPILKALSLFERHYLEVGSVPTTLCKESKLWLLHRGELLHSDGHKLTPGNIYPARKRGSWQATQPTIVYCLRTSNWQAARQLWPLLTEFLGSDSDSKVIAHEGFQTQHKKSSQRKFVNERKTIPFRPRTSPTKQKQELRRAYFPSPKVKVGQLWGQFSKRYPYFAQQSASDCGAACLVMIGRYWGKHFSVNRLRDTANVGRSGASLRGLTAAAESIGFTTRPVKASLDKLAQQPLPAIAHWEGRHYIVVYEITPKRVIVGDPAIGQHSLTHTEFKAGWTGNALLLQPTALLEETPEERTPLWQFLELVKPHWKVLLEVFIASVFIQVFGLITPLFTQLLLDRVIVQGSILTLNAVGLGLVIFGLFRVAMTGLRQYLLDHTANRVGVALTVGFIKHTYRLPLSFFESRYVGDIVSRVQENQKIQRFLTGEALSIILDLLTVFIYVGLMFWYSWQMAFLALLIVPPFVLLALFATPFFRRINQDIFNALANESSYLIQSLNGIRSIRSMAVEQTVRWHWEELLNNFIKKMFSAQVIGNQFQIFSSTIQSLITTGLLWYGAWLVIQNQLTIGQLVAFNMLLGNIIQPFQRLTALWNQVQEVIVSTERINDVLEAEPEEDLQHQPRQFLSKLRGNIRFENVTFRYHPESEINVLENLSFEIKPEQAVAVVGRSGSGKTTLSKLILGLYPATEGNILIDGHDVSSIALRSLREQIGVVDQDTFLFGGTIRENISIAHPEASLEEIIEAARLAGADEFIQQLPLGYETQIGEGGGMLSGGQRQRLAIARALLGNPRLLIFDEATSHLDSESERIIQKNLKTILKGRTSLIIAHRLSTVRNADLILVLDRGVLVESGTHDELIAKKGHYYYLNQQQLTQVS
- a CDS encoding helix-turn-helix domain-containing protein codes for the protein MSKHFSKPKEFEKYDFTCSKYLTSFQRKVLLKHLQDDLQPEYRRRLEIMLLADMGKSQTQICQILGCSQEMARYWIAVAQAGIAHTWNERPIGRPKTVNAEYIQRLQQLVSHNPHEYGYPFRCWTAQWLSKHLAKEFGIEISVRHMYRLLKQLGLSTKQKHSSGKQSTKDKDTAITICDLQSNSEASFDWYLI
- a CDS encoding HlyD family efflux transporter periplasmic adaptor subunit, translated to MPSQYRNSSSAIAKTEDEKTTVSKTDDANNWSYSTEELLDALPKVWTRSLLYALVGFTAIALPWAMLSKVDETGSARGSIEPQGATLKLDSQTDGRVTSVRVKEGDKVKAGQILLDIESNILQTQLQEAEAKLSGLQNQRSQFDILKNQLQLSVNVQEQQNQSQALEKMSQVNQAKQNLDAKQSTYNLQKLEKQALVNQAQQQIKASQDTQKSARSRLSIDSRQVERFRKLTTDGAVSATQVDELQKEQEESKQVYEKAISDVKQSQLRLIEEQNRYQTTLNQLESDIKQAKLRLQEEENSYRSLQQTGTLALLRNQQQLKDLQTKIAALESQIAQAKSQIVSLKLQLQQRIVRSPVDGMIFDLPIDKPGSVVQPGQRIAQIAPENTPLILKAEMPSTQSGFLKEGMPVKIKFDAYPFQDYGVVPGRLDWVSPDSKVTQSNRGNTQNFELKISLARPYIQSRDKRILLTPGQTATAEVIIRQRHLIDYILDPFKKLQTGGLEL
- a CDS encoding ATP-binding protein, with product MRPLTLQVSKLAKSVQLHHILVVPFILQISLAVGLTGWLSIQNGQRAVNEVAIQLRSEIMARIQQYLQTYVETPYKINQLNANAIELGELNVKNLSALEQHLWYQLKTFDKVTAVYVGSQYGEHVAVERADDGRFQVKLSGESTGHEIRIYAADQPGHYTNLLRSKPNYDPRTRPWYQSAVQSKTANWGGIYKLFATPKYVLNASLPIYDHRGNLLGVAAVDFSLTGISQYLRTLKIGRSGETFIIERRTGLLVGSSATQQPYVITNPAAPFTSQNPVRVKAITSNDILTRRTAEYLQQRFGNLTQITEKQQLDFDIEGQRQFLQVVPMKNEQGLDWLIIVVVPERDFMDQINANTRTTIVLCLGAFVLATVLSILTARWITQPIHRLGSAAKAIAAGNLDQRVSVKSTTELNSLAQSFNQMAQQLRESFLALEQTNEELERRVKQRTIELGEKNAQLQREIRDRQKVEAALKTSEAELRLMFAAMTDMVVVFDAEGRYLKYVQTKYVLTQSFAYKPDMDRIGKTVHEVLPKEIANLIFDAIQQALELREQPRNPDGSRKNVFVEYHLSVKNRETWFLASVSPLSENAVLWVARDITKLKKTEAALKKAKETADAANLAKSQFLSNMSHELRTPLNIILGFTQLMLRNRSLNSQQQEYLDTINRSGEDLLTLINDVLEMSKIEAGRVILNETNFDLYGLLDRLQQMFALKARSRGLQLIFERSRTVPQYICADESKLRQVLVNLLGNAIKFTQIGAVTLRVATPSQNITAEEAITLNFSVEDTGCGIADSDFNRLFEPFVQTEAGQKAQEGTGLGLPISQRFVRLMGGDIKVNSTVGKGSIFTFDIRTSAVVLDTLPTPAPSRQVIGLEKGQPSYRILIVEDKLENRRLLVDLLTPIGFEVREAVNGQVAIDLWQSWSPNLIWMDLRMPIMNGFEATQHIKAAGAQAPVIIALTGSAFEEDRLTALSVGFDDFVRKPFRTTVIFEKMAEHLGVRYIYANEVENREGISWLSNASSLTHDLLTVADLSVMPSDWIEQLHQAALRINAKEILMLIKQIPEQHDHLIKGLTNLVDCFSFEEIIVLTHR
- a CDS encoding response regulator transcription factor codes for the protein MIRVLLVEDQEIVRRGLKTLLETKPDLQVIGEANNGLSAIKQLETLREIAQLPDVVLMDIRMPVMNGVKATQLICQQFPDIKVLVLTTFNDTEYVAEALRFGAKGYLLKDTPADELAQAIRSIYQGYTQFGPGIVEKLIAETPTTQPNSAEPLAPGLTELTNREREVLRLIAKGANNREIAQALHLSEGTVRNHITHILTRLNVRDRTQAAIVANSCRAWLENAGSES
- a CDS encoding response regulator; its protein translation is MELSQSAKGDILIVDDTLDNLRLLSAMLAEQGYEVRSVTNGSMALIGIQAQPPDLILLDINMPGMNGYEVCQRLKSSPQTQEIPVIFISALNEVFDKVKAFSVGGVDFIHKPFQIEEVLARMEHQLKLRRLQLQLHEKNRRLQDTEAELRRSLDQQKALNQRIEEMVALEERNRIARDIHDSLGHSLVALNVQMETVLTLWEVDPNRARSFLLEAKKLGSEALREVRESVSAIRSDPLHGQLLEGAIAYLAEEFYHLTDVLPECQIDLSQPLSDSVNHVVYRIVQEGLTNIYKHAKATAVQIKIQTTASGLSLILQDNGKGFESDQAVAGYGLQGMRERTATVNAQLEIISKPGAGCRIVANFLRD
- a CDS encoding response regulator transcription factor, whose product is MKHDKSSPIRLLIVDDQSLIRQGLKAMLEQEPDLEVVGDAENGKVALELVAALQPDVVLMDIRMPEMDGRTATKLIVQNFPNIKVLVLSTFDDDSYLTGAMRAGAKGYLLKDMPSSELADAIRFGHYGYTQFGPGLFDKLLVTETASASTSQNSASSKSSEITAREQEVLSLIGVGATNREIAEKLYITEGTVKTHVTSILNRLNLKNRSQLAIYANSVLNQENKPSDNS